The Zhihengliuella sp. ISTPL4 genomic interval ACATGGTGACGGTGCTGATGTGCATGTTCATCGTGCTGTTCGCGATGTCGACCGTCGATCAGGAGAAGTTCGAAGCCCTCAGCGCCTCCCTCGCCACGGGTTTCGGCCAGGAGCCCTCGGACGACGTCGACGTGACGAGCGGCGTCGTCGTCCCCCCAGAGCTCGTGGACGACGAGGGCGAGGACTTCGCCGACACCGGACTCGAGGCCGCGCAGCGCGAATTCGATGAGCTGTCCGCCCTGCGTGAGCGCCTGCGGCAGGTGCTCGCCGAGCGGGGGCTCGAGACCGACGTCACCTTCACGATCGACGAGCGCGGGCTGACCATCGGGCTCGTGAGCGCGGAGACCTTCTTCACCACCAACAGCACGGATCTCAGTCCCGCCGCGACGCAGGTGCTGGACGCCCTCGGGTCCGTTCTCCTCACCGCCCCCAATGAGATCTCGGTGGAGGGACATGCCGACGCCCGCGGCGCCGTCGCGCCGTTCCCGACCAACTGGGAACTCTCCGCGGGACGCTCCACCCAGGTCCTGCGCTACCTCGTGGAGGCGGCCGGCCTGCCACCCGCGCACCTCAAGTCCGTGGGCTTC includes:
- a CDS encoding OmpA/MotB family protein, translated to MSVRTRRRVQESEHSGPDERWMASYLDMVTVLMCMFIVLFAMSTVDQEKFEALSASLATGFGQEPSDDVDVTSGVVVPPELVDDEGEDFADTGLEAAQREFDELSALRERLRQVLAERGLETDVTFTIDERGLTIGLVSAETFFTTNSTDLSPAATQVLDALGSVLLTAPNEISVEGHADARGAVAPFPTNWELSAGRSTQVLRYLVEAAGLPPAHLKSVGFGDTRPVAAGGTPEQLAENRRVDIVILSDASEEVRALIPAAGAAQTSP